The Opitutus sp. ER46 genome contains a region encoding:
- a CDS encoding helix-turn-helix transcriptional regulator: MSTSLASALASRVRQERLRLGWTQAEVVARSGIPSRSYQRFEATGVITLHALERVLAALGLSFGLTSSDASAAPAPDPRLARARQRGLRRAQPAPAPSPTPTPSTGTASPAPRAPRPLPASRPSPAQVAAMAEQHRQRIMLLVRAIVFNRLNNYTAHQVVVNTMNSAHLAEAERPAFIGAVTAQLNGLNAQTIQAFSISPADFERWARDWDPTLGIVDAYADAARSG, from the coding sequence ATGAGCACTTCGCTTGCCTCGGCACTCGCCAGCCGGGTTCGTCAGGAGCGCCTGCGGCTGGGCTGGACCCAGGCCGAGGTCGTCGCCCGTTCCGGCATTCCCAGCCGTTCGTACCAGCGTTTCGAAGCCACGGGCGTCATCACCTTGCACGCCCTCGAGCGCGTCCTGGCGGCGCTCGGACTCAGCTTCGGGCTGACCTCGTCCGACGCATCCGCTGCCCCCGCCCCCGACCCGCGGCTCGCGCGCGCCCGCCAGCGAGGATTGCGTCGGGCCCAGCCTGCGCCTGCGCCGTCCCCGACCCCGACGCCCTCCACCGGCACCGCTTCACCCGCTCCGCGCGCGCCCCGCCCGTTGCCCGCATCACGCCCCAGTCCCGCCCAGGTCGCCGCCATGGCCGAGCAGCACCGCCAGCGGATCATGCTGCTCGTCCGCGCCATCGTCTTCAATCGCCTCAACAACTACACCGCCCACCAAGTCGTGGTGAACACGATGAACAGCGCCCACCTCGCCGAGGCCGAGCGCCCCGCGTTCATCGGCGCCGTGACTGCTCAGCTCAACGGCCTCAACGCGCAAACCATCCAGGCCTTTTCGATCAGCCCCGCCGACTTCGAACGCTGGGCCCGCGACTGGGACCCCACCCTCGGCATCGTCGACGCCTACGCCGACGCCGCCCGCAGCGGCTGA
- a CDS encoding sigma-70 family RNA polymerase sigma factor, producing the protein MNDGDITLILQRIEQGDPHAAEQLLPLVYDELRRLAAARMARERPGQTLQPTALVHEAWLRLGGDAQPAWANRAHFFAAAAEGMRRILVDAARRKQAARHGGGLAKLSASETGFDVAALAEDDEELLRLNEALDALAAHDPRKAELVKQRYFAGLTLEEAGEVLGISPRTAKRDWAYARAWLFNEMQRLRA; encoded by the coding sequence GTGAATGACGGAGACATCACGCTGATCCTCCAGCGGATCGAGCAGGGCGACCCCCACGCAGCCGAGCAGTTGTTACCCCTGGTGTACGACGAGCTGCGGCGGCTGGCGGCGGCGCGCATGGCGCGGGAGCGGCCCGGGCAGACCTTGCAGCCGACGGCGCTGGTGCACGAGGCGTGGCTGCGGCTGGGCGGCGATGCGCAGCCGGCGTGGGCGAATCGGGCGCACTTCTTTGCCGCCGCGGCGGAGGGCATGCGGCGGATCCTCGTCGATGCCGCGCGACGGAAACAGGCGGCGCGCCACGGCGGCGGGCTGGCGAAGTTGAGCGCCAGCGAAACCGGTTTTGATGTCGCGGCGCTGGCGGAGGACGACGAGGAGCTGCTCCGGCTCAACGAGGCGCTCGACGCGCTCGCCGCCCACGACCCGCGCAAGGCCGAACTGGTGAAGCAGCGGTATTTCGCCGGGCTTACGCTCGAGGAGGCGGGGGAGGTGCTGGGCATCTCGCCGCGGACCGCGAAGCGCGACTGGGCATACGCGCGGGCCTGGCTGTTCAACGAAATGCAGCGCCTCCGCGCGTGA
- a CDS encoding transposase — protein sequence MARKWRVEYPGAVYHVINRGNYRAWVFREEGARDAFEACLAEAAERYGWVLHAWVVMSNHFHLALETPAGNLVAGMQWLQSVYANRFNRYRGENGQLFQGRYKALLVEKGTALGQVCDYIHLNPVRARMITVETLGNYGHGSYRFLARPKARPAFLDVAGFLTQAGGLADTPAGWECYADYMAWQAAEGPAGRNKAYVNLTRGWALGTEEFKATVLREQLVPEDHHAWTGADCREERSLRWRAALDRCLGLIGCKCAAGDSKSAAWKVAIATHLRQTMGVPNGWLAEHLDMGSAFYVSKHVGLARKADHPAGVFLLQLRKAKGKG from the coding sequence ATGGCGCGCAAGTGGCGAGTGGAGTACCCCGGGGCGGTGTACCACGTGATCAATCGCGGGAACTATCGGGCGTGGGTGTTTCGTGAAGAGGGGGCGCGGGACGCGTTCGAGGCGTGCCTGGCGGAGGCGGCGGAGCGGTACGGGTGGGTGCTGCATGCGTGGGTGGTCATGAGCAATCACTTCCATTTGGCGCTCGAAACGCCGGCGGGGAATCTGGTGGCGGGGATGCAGTGGCTGCAAAGCGTGTACGCGAATCGGTTCAACCGGTACCGCGGAGAGAACGGGCAGTTGTTCCAGGGACGATACAAGGCGCTGCTGGTGGAGAAGGGGACCGCCTTGGGGCAGGTGTGTGATTATATTCATCTGAATCCCGTGCGCGCCCGCATGATCACGGTGGAGACACTTGGGAACTACGGCCACGGGAGCTATCGGTTCCTAGCCCGCCCGAAGGCGCGGCCGGCCTTTCTGGACGTGGCAGGCTTCCTGACGCAGGCCGGAGGTTTGGCGGACACACCGGCCGGCTGGGAATGCTACGCCGACTACATGGCGTGGCAGGCGGCGGAAGGACCCGCCGGACGCAACAAAGCCTATGTGAATCTGACGCGGGGTTGGGCGTTGGGAACCGAAGAGTTCAAGGCAACCGTCCTTCGCGAGCAGTTGGTGCCGGAGGACCATCATGCGTGGACCGGGGCCGACTGCCGGGAGGAGCGGAGCCTGCGCTGGCGGGCCGCACTGGATCGCTGTCTCGGATTAATCGGATGCAAATGTGCGGCCGGCGATTCGAAGTCAGCGGCGTGGAAGGTCGCGATCGCGACGCATCTGCGGCAGACCATGGGCGTGCCGAATGGCTGGCTGGCGGAGCACCTCGACATGGGTTCAGCGTTCTACGTCAGCAAGCACGTCGGGCTCGCGCGGAAGGCCGATCACCCGGCCGGCGTGTTCCTGCTCCAGCTGAGAAAGGCAAAGGGTAAGGGATGA
- a CDS encoding serine/threonine-protein kinase, whose translation MDDPNPSTPGLRDDELFADALELPVGARTELLDRVCAGDPARRARLEALLAAHAGAGGFLEEGPAGVPRRIEERIGDVLGRYRLEQKLGEGGCGAVYLAEQQAPVRRRVALKVIKLGMDTRAVIARFEAERQALALMDHPDIARVFDAGATDAGRPYFVMEYVEGIPITRFCDEHALPVRARLELFARVCLALQHAHQKGVIHRDVKPSNILVALVDGVPAPKVIDFGIAKATQDRLTDRTLVTAVGQFIGTPAYMSPEQVDQRDVDVDIRSDVYALGVLLYELLAGRLPLEPGTLTQGGLDSFRRLAREGAVVRPSAKVAALAAAEQADVARGRSTTPRALVAALRGDLDWITARCLEKDPDRRYGTARELAADVLRHVRREPVEARPPGALYRVERFVARNRLACASAAAVLAALLAGTGVSVWQAVRATRAEGVAVAARQTEAQARRDAQRRQEQAEDLLTFMLGDFHAELKKVGRLQLLDAVGEKAMTYFAGLKPQDLTDTALTRQAKALTQIGEVRLDENRLAEAEAAFAAAQARAAALAGRHPQNADMIFERGQAEFWIAAVARKRGALPVALEWIGRYRDTATALMAVEGRSRRARLELSYAHDNLAVLAFELGKLEEARRGFESEKTETEALLAETPDDRALRARLAEVSSWLGSVAEREGRYQDALASYREMQTGYAALARAEPGVARWQIRLAESMTFGGIALAILERRDAAVEAFAQSERTLQELVTKDPKNRRWQTYLLNLRLEQAAVQRARGDAAVLATLVKTRTQLQELATAEPSSRTIARCLGVAWQLEAALQFAAGDAGAAAVAVARATEIGDGQIDQQRANTRILAEAAQSHLLAGRIAAAVGDRDGARRHWERVLAVLESRLDASRDGRVLDPAAQALVLLGRTPEARPLLSRLRETGYHSTDPLAEPTLGSVAPATGDYRKQ comes from the coding sequence ATGGACGACCCCAACCCCTCAACGCCAGGCCTGCGCGACGACGAACTCTTTGCCGATGCGCTGGAGCTGCCGGTGGGGGCGCGCACGGAGCTGCTCGACCGCGTGTGCGCGGGCGACCCGGCGCGGCGGGCGCGGCTCGAGGCGCTGCTGGCGGCGCATGCGGGGGCGGGCGGCTTTCTGGAGGAGGGCCCCGCGGGCGTGCCGCGGCGGATCGAGGAACGCATCGGCGACGTGCTCGGGCGGTACCGGCTCGAGCAGAAACTGGGCGAAGGCGGCTGCGGGGCGGTGTACCTCGCGGAGCAGCAGGCGCCGGTGCGGCGGCGCGTGGCGCTGAAGGTGATCAAACTGGGGATGGACACCCGCGCGGTCATCGCGCGTTTCGAGGCGGAGCGGCAGGCGCTCGCGCTGATGGACCATCCCGACATCGCGCGGGTGTTCGATGCCGGCGCGACCGACGCCGGGCGGCCGTATTTCGTGATGGAGTACGTGGAGGGCATTCCGATCACGCGCTTCTGCGATGAACACGCGCTGCCGGTGCGGGCCCGGCTGGAGCTTTTCGCGCGCGTGTGCCTGGCGCTGCAGCATGCGCATCAGAAGGGCGTCATTCACCGCGACGTGAAGCCCTCGAACATCCTCGTGGCGCTCGTCGACGGGGTGCCGGCGCCGAAGGTGATCGATTTTGGCATCGCGAAGGCGACGCAGGATCGGCTGACGGACCGCACGCTCGTCACGGCGGTGGGACAGTTCATCGGCACGCCGGCGTACATGAGTCCGGAGCAGGTGGACCAGCGGGACGTCGACGTGGACATTCGCAGCGACGTGTACGCGCTGGGCGTGCTCCTGTACGAGCTGCTGGCGGGGCGGCTGCCGCTGGAGCCGGGCACGCTGACGCAGGGCGGGCTGGACAGCTTTCGCCGACTGGCGCGGGAAGGCGCGGTCGTGCGACCCTCGGCCAAGGTGGCGGCGCTGGCGGCGGCGGAGCAGGCGGACGTGGCGCGAGGGCGGAGCACGACGCCGCGCGCGCTGGTGGCGGCGTTGCGCGGGGACCTGGATTGGATCACGGCGCGCTGCCTGGAGAAGGACCCGGACCGCCGGTACGGCACCGCGCGGGAGCTGGCGGCCGACGTGCTGCGGCATGTGCGCCGGGAGCCGGTGGAGGCGCGGCCGCCCGGCGCGCTGTACCGCGTCGAGCGATTCGTGGCGCGCAACCGGCTCGCGTGCGCGAGCGCGGCGGCGGTGCTGGCGGCGCTCCTGGCGGGTACGGGCGTGAGCGTGTGGCAGGCGGTGCGGGCGACGCGCGCGGAGGGCGTGGCGGTGGCGGCGCGGCAGACGGAGGCCCAGGCGCGCCGGGACGCGCAGCGCCGGCAGGAGCAGGCGGAGGACCTGCTGACCTTCATGCTGGGGGACTTTCACGCCGAGCTGAAGAAAGTGGGCCGGTTGCAGCTCCTCGATGCGGTGGGGGAGAAGGCGATGACCTATTTCGCCGGACTGAAACCGCAGGACCTGACGGACACGGCGCTGACGCGGCAGGCCAAGGCGCTGACGCAGATCGGGGAAGTGCGTCTGGATGAGAACCGCCTCGCGGAGGCGGAGGCGGCATTTGCGGCGGCGCAGGCGCGTGCCGCCGCCCTGGCCGGGCGGCATCCGCAGAACGCGGACATGATCTTCGAACGCGGGCAGGCGGAGTTCTGGATCGCGGCGGTGGCCCGCAAGCGCGGCGCGCTACCGGTGGCGCTGGAGTGGATCGGCCGCTATCGCGATACCGCGACGGCGCTCATGGCCGTGGAAGGACGGAGCCGGCGCGCGCGGCTCGAGTTGTCCTACGCGCACGACAACCTGGCGGTGCTGGCGTTTGAGCTGGGGAAGCTGGAGGAGGCGCGGCGCGGGTTCGAGAGCGAGAAGACCGAGACCGAGGCGTTGCTGGCGGAGACGCCGGACGATCGCGCGCTGCGCGCGCGGCTGGCCGAGGTGTCGTCGTGGCTGGGCAGCGTGGCGGAGCGCGAAGGCCGCTACCAGGACGCGCTGGCCTCGTATCGCGAGATGCAGACCGGGTACGCGGCGCTGGCGCGGGCGGAGCCCGGCGTGGCGCGCTGGCAGATTCGCCTGGCGGAGAGCATGACCTTTGGCGGGATCGCGCTCGCGATCCTCGAGCGGCGTGACGCGGCCGTGGAGGCGTTTGCGCAATCAGAGCGAACGCTGCAGGAACTGGTGACGAAGGACCCGAAGAACCGGCGCTGGCAGACGTATCTCCTCAACCTGCGCCTGGAGCAGGCGGCGGTGCAGCGGGCGCGCGGCGACGCGGCGGTGCTCGCGACGCTGGTGAAGACCCGCACGCAATTGCAGGAACTCGCCACCGCGGAGCCGAGTTCACGCACGATCGCGCGGTGCCTGGGCGTGGCGTGGCAACTCGAGGCGGCGCTGCAGTTCGCTGCTGGCGACGCGGGCGCGGCGGCGGTGGCGGTGGCGCGCGCGACGGAGATCGGCGACGGGCAGATCGACCAGCAGCGCGCCAACACCCGCATCCTGGCCGAGGCGGCCCAGTCCCACCTGCTCGCCGGCAGAATCGCGGCGGCGGTGGGAGATCGCGACGGCGCGCGGCGGCATTGGGAACGCGTGCTGGCGGTTTTGGAGTCCAGGTTGGATGCCTCGCGCGATGGGCGCGTGCTCGACCCGGCGGCGCAGGCGCTCGTCCTGCTCGGGCGGACGCCGGAGGCCCGACCCTTGCTCAGCCGCCTCCGCGAGACCGGCTATCACTCCACGGACCCTTTGGCGGAGCCCACCCTGGGTTCCGTCGCGCCGGCTACCGGCGATTACCGCAAACAATGA
- a CDS encoding ATP-binding protein: MTSTHPHPHLNEARQGSRTGASTSSTLVFAANLRRGTRGVAIPFFRRWRLFAEATAAQDPVDELERQLHARIAELERRNGLLREELDRQVLIAQELRREKAIVEAAGTARRDFLAQVSHEIRTALNGLLGVGNLLRGTALTQEQADLVQALTREGHSLRTMLNDVLDLSKIEAGGLTLEHIDFDLREQLQLAVLLCSDDASAKGLQLFLELDPAVPTAVSGDPVRLRQIVLNLMSNAVKFTPRGGNVVLKVRLDERASARFRLRFEVMDTGIGIPAHVQALLFRPYVQAEPSTSRRHGGTGLGLAICKRLIELMHGEIGVKSVPGSGSRFWFTLELDAAQPAAHPAAAQSSPVVCGDARPTPTGA, encoded by the coding sequence ATGACCTCCACTCACCCGCATCCGCACCTCAACGAAGCCAGGCAGGGATCCCGGACCGGCGCGTCCACGTCCTCCACCCTGGTGTTCGCCGCGAACCTGCGCCGCGGGACGCGCGGGGTGGCCATCCCCTTCTTCCGCCGGTGGCGGCTCTTTGCCGAAGCAACCGCCGCCCAGGACCCGGTCGACGAGCTCGAGCGGCAGCTCCACGCCCGCATCGCCGAGCTGGAGCGGCGCAACGGCCTGCTGCGCGAGGAGCTCGACCGCCAGGTGCTCATTGCCCAGGAACTGCGCCGCGAGAAGGCCATCGTGGAAGCCGCCGGCACCGCCCGCCGCGATTTTCTCGCCCAGGTCAGCCACGAGATCCGCACCGCGCTCAACGGCTTGCTCGGCGTCGGCAATCTCCTGCGCGGGACCGCCCTCACCCAGGAGCAGGCCGATCTCGTCCAGGCGCTCACCCGGGAGGGACATTCCCTTCGCACCATGCTCAACGACGTGCTCGACCTTTCCAAGATCGAGGCCGGCGGCCTCACCCTTGAGCACATCGATTTCGACCTCCGGGAACAGCTCCAGCTCGCGGTGCTGCTCTGCTCCGACGACGCCTCCGCCAAGGGGCTCCAGCTCTTCCTCGAGCTCGATCCCGCCGTGCCGACCGCGGTCTCCGGCGACCCGGTGCGGCTCCGGCAGATTGTGCTCAACCTGATGAGCAACGCGGTGAAGTTCACCCCGCGCGGCGGCAATGTCGTCCTCAAGGTGCGCCTCGACGAACGCGCCTCCGCCCGCTTCCGGCTGCGGTTTGAGGTGATGGACACTGGCATCGGCATCCCCGCCCACGTGCAGGCCCTGCTCTTCCGGCCCTACGTCCAGGCGGAACCCTCGACCAGCCGGCGCCACGGCGGCACCGGGCTGGGGCTCGCGATCTGCAAGCGGCTGATCGAGCTGATGCACGGCGAGATCGGGGTGAAGAGTGTGCCCGGCAGCGGCTCGCGCTTCTGGTTCACGCTGGAACTCGATGCCGCCCAACCCGCAGCTCACCCCGCCGCCGCGCAGTCGTCGCCGGTGGTCTGCGGAGATGCCCGGCCGACCCCAACCGGAGCCTGA